The genome window ATCACCGAGCATATTTGTGTTTCTACAGAGAAAGATTGGAAAAGGGGTAAACCGCTAAAGACAGGATCACCAGCAAGTTTGTCATGTGGCATACCAGGAGGGCCTCTAAACGTATCATAAGATTGCTTAAGTTTATCCTTAAGTTGTCCAAGCTCTTCTTACGTAGGCAGCGACGCATCTTGAAAGCTCTTTGTCACCAACTCACCAGCAAACGTACGAGCGTCCACAACAATATTCACCAAATAAGACCATTCTGCCTAAATCTTGATTGTATAATTGTCAAAGCCTCATAAAAACAAGGCAAAGACCAAATAAGAACCCAAAACTCCTTTAGACTCCATGCATCTCGCCATCACCTCATTTCGTAACATTCACTCAGCACTCTGCCCATCCATAACACCTCCAGAGAACCACTCCGCAAGCGTACTAAACCTATCCTCGCTGTTCTCCAAGTCCATCTTGAAAAGATCATGCTTGCCCGCCCGCTCCTTCTGTCCCTCGCGCATCTTGCGGATCATGTCGTTTTCGGGTGCGCATTTGGGACATTCCGCATCACCGTCGTTGCCGCCGTTTCGAACGCAGCGTTGGTGGAAGCTGTGTTTGCAGAGGAAGTGGACGGCTGGAAGGTCAAGGCGCTGGCTGCAGTCTGAGCACCAGGTTGCTTGGAAAACAGCTGGTTTGGAGCCTAGGTCTGCAAGCTCTTCGCGGCGCTTTTCTGTATCGCCACGAAGATTGTTGATGCGGTTGCGGTTGGTAGCAATTTCTTTGCGCTCTCTTGTGATTGTCTCGTGAAGGTATGGTTTGATCATGCCCATGGTAGCTACGCCGCCGCCTGAAGATTGACCTACAAGTGTTTGGATAACCTGCAAAGGAGCCATGAGTCCATCTTTGTCGATCTTGTTTAGCACGTTGGCCAACTCATCAGGGCCGGCTTCCTCTAGTACCCTTTGGTCAGAAGTGAGATATGCCAGGGCAGCTGGATACAACTGCGGTTCCTCAGGACCGTACTTTCTGAGTGCCTTCATGGCGCCTCGTGTGTCCTTAGCCGATGTGTAAGATCTAAAAATGTCAAAACGGAGTCCTGCCTGTTCCTTGACAAGGATAGTTCCATCTTGGAAATCCGCAAGATGCGAGAGAAGTAGAACATTCGAGCTCTCCATTGGCACGTGCTCACCCTGAATGAGCTTCTTCGCCTTGGCCTCCCATTCCTCCTTGTGATCCTGTCCTTTCTTTTCGCTTGCCTTGTACAAGTACATCTCAAAGAGGGTAGTGTAAAGATCTGTTCGATCGCTCGACTTGAGCTCCTTTTCTTCGAGACATGCTTCGAGGAAGACGATAAACTCGTCGGGGTGATCGATGAACGATGAGAATGCGGTTCTTGGGGGAGGAGGGGTATACTTTGGTGCAGGTATATCGTCGTTATCCACAATAATGTTTCCGTCGCTAACCACAGCCCTTGTGTTTCCGACTGTTCCTGGAGATGCGACCGAAGATGTATTCATATAAGGTAGAGGCAGCAGATTGGACAAGTTCTGAACAGCGCTGGCTGCTCCAGCTGCAAAGCCGCCGCTGGTGGGCGTATCAATCTCGTTATGCACCGTTATAGTGCGCCGAGGTCGGTAATTTCCTGTATAGTAGTCCACGAATAACTTGGTAGCATCTTGAGGACAATTCTCAATGAGCACTCGGGCGTATTTCTGTAGACAAGGGTATGCCTGAACGTGTTAGCAATGGTTCAATCCAGGACGCGATACAACTTACGATATCAGGATCCTGACGCCAAACATAGTCGAGCGCTTCGACATAGTTCTTGGAGTCCTCTATCAAGATATCCACCACAAGATCAGTCTCGCCGTGCTTCTTGGCAAGGTATGCAGCCTGCTCGTAGTATCCGCCTTGTCGGCACATTGCAATTGCTGTATCAAGATCAAACTTGAGGTCGCCCGGAGACTTGATGAACTTTTcaagcttgttgatgtcttTGAGCTTTGCATAGcagttgaggagaagggttGTGTGGTCCGCAGTGGCTTTTCGATGTTCGTGGAGTTGTTCCAGATATTGGATTAGGTTATGAATGCGTTGTGTATCGAGGTACTAGAAACATTAGTCTTGTTCCTTCATACAGAGAGCTACTCACCTTGCGAATGACCTGTGATGGCTCAGTCGTATCAATTGCTCGAATATACTGAACCATGGCGCCGTCATAGTCGGCTTTTTGGTATAGGTGATCGCCGAATCGACGGTAAATAAGGCTTTGCTGCTCATTATCCATCCCAGACTTTTGCGCCAGCTCGATAGCCAAAGGAAACATGTTCCTCTGATACAGCATTTCTAGTCGTTGCTGCAAACTTTTCTCATGATACCGGTAAACCTGACGAAGTTAATAAACGGGATCTCGTATCGGCAGACGGAACTTACCTTGCCATCTTGGAGAACTGTGAAGAAATCGCCCCAGATGTCAACAAAGTGTCCCACAGGCGACATCAAAGTCTCTGTATGACCGATAACTCGAAGATCCATATCCAGCAACACAAAAGACGACGCATTGAATAGAGAATTAGTAGTAGTGTTACCAAAGCGTCGCCTCATTGCCTCAGAATCTTTCGCAGTGCTGCTTGCTGGCGGGCACGCAAGCGCAACATATTCATTGTAAACATCAATCTTGCTCTTTGGCGATTCATACGCCTTGGGTGGCCCTCGACCGTCTAACGTGTATGTGTAGATAGCATCGTCGCGCGCAACAATGACACCGTCTGTATTTGGGTCACGCGTCATGCAGCCCACTGCGCATCCGGCATCTTCGATGGTCTTGGGCGGTAATCCATGGCCCTTTTTGGATAAACCGAGCTTCAGTATTCGTGAGGTCGTGGAAACAAACAAAGTGGTGAGCTTTTGTACCGCATCCCATGCGAGCTCAACACCGGTGATAGGCTCTTCTGATTCGAAAACAATTCGTTGCTTCGTACCAAGATCGTGGACCAATTCACCTCGAATTACGGTAACTGCGCCGTTAGTGAATCCTACGGCGATTTGTGTAAGATCGTCCGTAGCCGCAAACGCAGATATCTTCAATCAGTCAGTTTCCAATGTCGTATCAGACTCCCACCAAGACTCACGGGAAATTGCCGTCGGTTATTATTGATCATGACCGTGCTCAGACATGTCGGTGTGTTGGTCTTCTTAACAAGCTTATCGAGCGCCCACACCTTAAGAACAGGCTCACTGCTCATATCTTCCTACCAACGCCGTCAGTTCGCCAATTCGTTATCTAAGTTTCAACAGGCCGTACCGCAACTGTCAACAAAAGACTTGTTCCTTCGACCTGGCGCATATGCGTGATGCTCCCAGCCTCGTAAGCCTGGAAGCGCTTGACAATCTTCCATGACTTGTTTATTATGCTGACATATCCATCGAACGATCCAAGGAAAAGGCTATCGGAGCCTGCGCAAACGCTCGAGATCTCGCTGCCCTCGAAGAGCTGTCGGGTTTCGTCGTCGGCGATGTTTATTTGGACGACGTCGAAGAAGTCAAACGACTTCCACTGCAATTCATTGTCAGTATGATAAGTCTCGAAGTGCGCATGGACGGGCAAAGCCTATGCGCGCATGATAACAGGGTGGTCCTTACTGAGATGGCCATCTTGAAGCATTCGGGAATGTCTTGaattggagaagatgagccGCGGtgcgatgacgatggtgggACGCTGAGCTGGGGAGCTACAGGAGCTTGCCTAGCGCCACAGTGGCTGCTACTCCACAGCACCCGACCCATCACTGTAGAACATTAAATTATCACGTAAAGCTAATCAAAAGCTCGCTCGTTTGGCGCTCATCATAACAATTGTCAGGGTATCATGTATGGTATATTAAGGGACAACTTTCCCTCGACTGCGTATAGTAAGTACCGAACCAGAATTCTATATAAATCAAGCAAAACACCAGATACGCTCTCATTCCTGCCAAACCCGCCAGACCCAACCAACCCAATACCATAAAGCAAAACAAAGCATCAATCATTCGCAATAAAAACCAACACGCTCATGCCTCCTTAGTTCTAGAAGCCACAGGGGtatcttctttctcattCTCGCTCTTCTCGTTGAATACCTCTCGTGGTGTAATTAGAGGACTGCTCAGACCACCAATGCTCCCGCTCACGCTCTCAGCGCGTCCATGGCCAAGCAACCCACTTCGAACACTTGCAGCGTCCCCTTGTTTGGCATAGTAGCTGTTTCGATCACCAGAAATCGCAGGCCCAACACCTGTTGCAGAGTAAATGCTCGTGCGTTCTGTTCCCATTCGAGGGTTGCCGTGAATACCGGGAGTAGTAGGCATACCCATCGGGTCGATGTTCGCACTCAGAACACTAAGTGGTAAACTTTCACGACTGCCACCCCAAAGTGATGAAGGTGCAAGAGCACGCACAGATGCATCGGTATCGAGAGAACGCCTTCGTCGTCGCTTACTTGATGACGCCAAAGTCAGGATAGATGCGTTATCTGTAAGTAAATTATTGGCGGTTGCAGACGTGTAAGTCGTTGGGTTGCCAGTTGGCGCCAAATGGGGCGGGATGGCCGATGCTGGCGTCCCTGTAGTGGGGAACGGTTGGGTGAATTGAATAGACTGCGTGTTGCCATGGTGCTGTGAAGCATGATGCTGAGCTTGCCCAGGCCCGTTAGGCGCCATTGACTGTATCGTAGTCAAGGTCGTCGTCAAAGACCTCACAGATGGTGCTGGACTTGAAAAAGTACTGTCTCCCCCCCTCCTAGATTCAACTCCTCCACCAACGGTACGGCTCGTCCCGGCGACAGAACTTGCCCTATGGCTGGGTGCCATGAGGGAATGGGAGGCCTCATGATCTGTCAACACCGTACCGGCCACACTTCCACGCCCGATCGTTGGCGGTCCCTGATCTTCTCGAGATGTCCGGGCGGATCGGTCCACACTGGTATTGCTTGTACCCGTCTGTGTAGTGGTGAAAGTGCATGCACTCGTTCCGTTGGTTACACCGTTGCCGACCTGTCCAGATTCCGGGTAAGGGTTGTTCTTCTTGTGACTGCGTTTCTTGTGTCTCTTTTGGCGTTCACCATCGGATGATTTAAAGTTGGTGAGTTTCTTAACCCATGTCGAAAACGGTCTCCTGCGTTGACCTTGACGGTCTGAAATGTTAGCATCAGGCATTGTATTGTGAGGCTATCGCAAGGTGGCGATATCGCGTGATGGTAAATTCCATAAACATGAACAATGCTTCAACACTCACCATGCTCTGGAGGTATCGCGTCGGTCGTCGCCATCAAATTGAGAAGAAGCCGTTGAATTGAAACGAAACGTTACGTCGAAGCTACCAGAACAACGTCGTTGGGTAGCGGGTGGAGGCGGGGAGGCAATGAACAAAGTAAATAGAAGAGAGGCTCGCTCggaggagaaaagaaacgAAAATGATGTGTTAATGGTGGATGGAAGACAGAACAATGAAAGGCGAAAACTAAGGGATGAAGCTAGAAGAGACGTCGTCAGCAGATCAAAGTGTGTGGCATGGCATGTAACAGTACAAAGGCTGAAAGCGGCGAAGCATGATGGTACGAAGGTCGGGATCAAGATCACGTGATGGATCTATTGTATGACGAGACAACTACATAAACTACACGGACCAGAAGACGACGATCCTTTCTATTCGTTCATGACCTATCTCTGACTCAAATGTAGACACTTACCAACGTGTGAAGTCCCCCTTATCCCTTATTTCTCCCGCAGGTACTCGTTGAATCTCCCGTGGCTTCGAGTCTGGACTGAGCTGGCTATAAGCTCAAGGCACATCTTTTCTTGGCGCCACCTCCACCAGGCGGACCCTGGATTCGGGGACGGTTACCCACTGTGCCTTAATTAGATCGCCCTAAAACCAGGTGCCCCCTAGCTAGGTGCAGCTCACCTCAGTTTCAGCTCGCTTCGACGTCATTTCCCAACTTGAACTTTGAAACTTTCAACATCACAGCCAAAGACCAACTCTACACAAACAAGCATGATCTGCTGTAGAGTATGGTCATCAGGCAACTTCCTCAAGATGTCGTCGACAAGATTAAATCATCAGTCAATATCACTTCTCTGAACGGCGTTGTCTGCGGTCTTATTACAAACTCTTTAGACGCTGGCGCATCCAAGGTCAACGTCTCGATCGACTACAGCAGGGGAAATTGTACCGTTGAAGATAACGGGTCCGGAATTCCACCCGAAGAATTTAAAGATGGCGGGGGCCTCGGGAAGCTCCACCGTGAGTGAAACGATATTGGTTACGTGAAGCTATTTGTACTTACGCCTTCTCAGATACATCCAAGTTCCCTTCAAGGTCTTCTGTTCATGGGAAACATGGCGATTTCCTAGCATCCCTTGCTACCTTTTCCCTTCTGACCATCACATCTCACCACCAAGGGCATATTTCACACAATTCTATCTCGTTTCACAATTCTCGAATACTGGCTAGACAATTGCCTTCGCCCCCCGAATCACGGCTTGTCAACTTTGATCATGGCACTCGTTCGACGGTTCGAGATCTTTTCGGCAATATGCCAGTTAGGGTCAAACAGAGAGCCACGTTAGCTGAAAGGTCTGCTCTTGACAAAGAATGGTCGAGGTTGGTTCGAGCTGTCGTAGGCCTGTTTCTTGCTTGGCCATTAGGTGTATCCGTTTCACTCAAGAACGCAGCAAGCCAGCGTGAGTTACGGTTCCGGCCAGCAGAAAAAGCAGACATCATGTCTAAAACCTCTCGACTTCTTACACAAGCTGGCCTTGCCAACTCGGACGATGCAGGTTCCTGGGTGCCCATATCAGCATCATGCGGGTCGATTTCCGTCAAAGGCGCCATCTCCACGAATCCTGTTGCGACAAGGCGCTCTCAATTTATTAGTCTTGGGATTAGGCCAATCAACAACGAATTTGGCACTGATGTTCTTTATGAAGAAATCAACAAGACCTTTGGAAACTCTAGCTTTGGTGTGATTGACGCTGATGAAGACCAAAACGGTGACTCGCGGAAGCTTGATGAGTTCACGGGAAGAGACTTGAGAAGTCGAAAGGGGATCGAACGGTGGCCCATGTTCTATCTCAAAATCACCGCTACTGGGTTAGAGGGGCTCGATAGCCCAGATCGACTTGACAGTCAGGGCCGGACGCTGTCTGCGATCATTGATCTTTTGAAGGCAACATGTTACGGATTTCTCAAAAAGCATCATTTTCGTCCACAAAAAGTTCGCCTAACCCCTGAGGAATCGTTATTCTCGACAGCAAGAACGTTGGGCCGGTCGAAAAAGCCTAAAAAGCAACCGCCCTCATCATCGAATAGCTCGAGAGCTAGCTCTGTCACTCCCATCTCCAGATCTGGTTCACTTGAAGCACGAGCAGACAGCCCCTTTGAGGGTTGGCACCGAATCAAAGTTGGGAGAGCTACGCCACTCAGCGCCACCTCGAAAGCGGCAGATGTTCGTACAAAGATGCGAGAGGAGTCACCGCTGGGACGTCTTGTTGGAGAAGGCGGGAAACTGTTGCGCAAACCGTTTGATGAGCCATCCCCTGAACCGGAAGACGAGAAAACAGGCTCGTCTGCAAACAGTGGTGTGAACTCGGGCGCATGTACTGTTGACGGCGCATCAGGTGGCGGTGACACAAGCAGCAGTGTTACCTGTCAAGGTGCACAGAAGCGAGACAAACATCCTAGCAAATGGCTCCAGGGTGTCATCAGATCATGGGAGAATCCCAGTTTTCAACCTGTAGAACCGTCTGTGCCGTGTATCGATAGCTCAGCACAAGATCAGCTGCATGCGTGTGGACATGGAAGCGGTCATGTTGGGTTTGAAGCAGGGACCATGAGCCTCAATGGGCGAATCTCACGTCACGCGCTTGCTCGCGCTACCGTGATAGCACAGGTCGACCGCAAATTCATCTTGGTCAAGTTACCACTAGAAAGTTCGACATCTGGGACTTTGGCGCACGAAAAACAGAGTTCTGCGTTGGTCATGCTCGATCAACATGCAGTTGATGAACGATGtcagcttgaagatctcatGGCAAATTATTTCACCCACGACTCCTTGGTGAATCAAACGTCGCCCGTCATAGAACCTCTCGACCGACCCATAATCTTCGAAATCTCAAAGGAGGAATGGTCTCTTCTagaacaacatcaagaatACTTTGCTGCTTGGGGTATCACATACCAAACACCCGTCTCCTCACAAAACAAAATCCTAGTAACAGGCCTCCCTCCAAGCATCATTGAGAGGTGCCGACTAGAACCGCGACTTCTCATTGAACTTTTGCGAACAGAAGTTTGGCGAAGCGTGGACAGTAGTGTTCCACTCGTGCGACCATCAACTACTGCCCCTGACAAACCTTTGATATCACGTTTCAACGGGTGTCCAAGGGGTATTCTGGAATTGCTACACTCCAGAGCCTGTCGAAGTATGTTTGTTGCCTATTATTTGCTCCTCTTTCACTGACTTTGTGCTAGGTGCAATCATGTTCAACGATGTTTTGTCGGTAAAGCAATGTGAGGAGCTCATCTCTCGCCTGTCACGTTGCGCATTTCCTTTTCAGTGTGCGCATGGTCGACCCAGTATGGCACCCTTGATTGATCTTGGAAACGGGGGCAAGTTTGGCGGTTGGCAAGAATCAAAACGGCAGAAGACGGTTTCGTGGAAGAGCTGGATAAAGGAGTCATGATGGGTTGTGGGAATTTCTTGATACCCTTGTTACATAGATCATGGTTTTACATTTCAGCATGAGTATAGACTTTCGTGCGCCCAAAGCAAAGTTTCGTTGAACCGCTTGTGTGAAGCAAACATGCAAGCAACTAGGGATATCTTTCTAGGTTTACAGGCATTTGATGAACTCGAACAAAGATCCCAGAGATGAAAACAGCAATCATCTCTATCATCGACGCCTCAATAGCAAGCCATACTGACCAGCGATATGCTAAAATCCGCTCTCCTCCAACGCCGTAATATAGATCCAACTCCTCATGTGCAACAAAGGCCTGGCTACCTTTGTATGACCCATCGTAAAGAGAAAGGGTATGATTTGTGAAATTTAGGTCGTGGCTCATTTCGTTGATTCGCAGCTCATATGCGAGATCGAATGTAAATCAGAAATAGTGAGTTACTCAAAAGGATGAGTATAAGCGGTGAGCGTTTAGGGCGCTGCGGCTTCCTGCGGCTCCTCAGTCTGCGGATTTGCGGCTGCCTCGGCCAAATGGCGATCAACGGCGCCGAGCTGTCGCTGCTTCGCTTCCTCTTCGGTCTCCTTGATCCAAATCTTGTTGTCATGATCCCAACGGTGTCTGTAACCTATGTTAGCAAGTGAAGGTTTGAGGGGACGCCCCGCCAACGGTATGATGGCGAAACGGCTATGGTGGCAACATACCCTGCCCAACTCTCGGTGACCAAACTCTTTGTATCATACTCGTCAACCAAGATCTTATTGAAGTTGAACGGAACGCGAGCTTTGACGCCCTCGAACTCGGTGATACGCATAGGCCATAAGTCCTGGCTCTTATACCGATGCTTGTTTTTGCAGCTCCAGACACCTGGGCGATCTGCCTCGCGCTCACG of Fusarium oxysporum Fo47 chromosome I, complete sequence contains these proteins:
- a CDS encoding tethering complex subunit PEP5, whose protein sequence is MATTDAIPPEHDRQGQRRRPFSTWVKKLTNFKSSDGERQKRHKKRSHKKNNPYPESGQVGNGVTNGTSACTFTTTQTGTSNTSVDRSARTSREDQGPPTIGRGSVAGTVLTDHEASHSLMAPSHRASSVAGTSRTVGGGVESRRGGDSTFSSPAPSVRSLTTTLTTIQSMAPNGPGQAQHHASQHHGNTQSIQFTQPFPTTGTPASAIPPHLAPTGNPTTYTSATANNLLTDNASILTLASSSKRRRRRSLDTDASVRALAPSSLWGGSRESLPLSVLSANIDPMGMPTTPGIHGNPRMGTERTSIYSATGVGPAISGDRNSYYAKQGDAASVRMMGRVLWSSSHCGARQAPVAPQLSVPPSSSHRGSSSPIQDIPECFKMAISWKSFDFFDVVQINIADDETRQLFEGSEISSVCAGSDSLFLGSFDGYVSIINKSWKIVKRFQAYEAGSITHMRQVEGTSLLLTVAEDMSSEPVLKVWALDKLVKKTNTPTCLSTVMINNNRRQFPISAFAATDDLTQIAVGFTNGAVTVIRGELVHDLGTKQRIVFESEEPITGVELAWDAVQKLTTLFVSTTSRILKLGLSKKGHGLPPKTIEDAGCAVGCMTRDPNTDGVIVARDDAIYTYTLDGRGPPKAYESPKSKIDVYNEYVALACPPASSTAKDSEAMRRRFGNTTTNSLFNASSFVLLDMDLRVIGHTETLMSPVGHFVDIWGDFFTVLQDGKVYRYHEKSLQQRLEMLYQRNMFPLAIELAQKSGMDNEQQSLIYRRFGDHLYQKADYDGAMVQYIRAIDTTEPSQVIRKYLDTQRIHNLIQYLEQLHEHRKATADHTTLLLNCYAKLKDINKLEKFIKSPGDLKFDLDTAIAMCRQGGYYEQAAYLAKKHGETDLVVDILIEDSKNYVEALDYVWRQDPDIAYPCLQKYARVLIENCPQDATKLFVDYYTGNYRPRRTITVHNEIDTPTSGGFAAGAASAVQNLSNLLPLPYMNTSSVASPGTVGNTRAVVSDGNIIVDNDDIPAPKYTPPPPRTAFSSFIDHPDEFIVFLEACLEEKELKSSDRTDLYTTLFEMYLYKASEKKGQDHKEEWEAKAKKLIQGEHVPMESSNVLLLSHLADFQDGTILVKEQAGLRFDIFRSYTSAKDTRGAMKALRKYGPEEPQLYPAALAYLTSDQRVLEEAGPDELANVLNKIDKDGLMAPLQVIQTLVGQSSGGGVATMGMIKPYLHETITRERKEIATNRNRINNLRGDTEKRREELADLGSKPAVFQATWCSDCSQRLDLPAVHFLCKHSFHQRCVRNGGNDGDAECPKCAPENDMIRKMREGQKERAGKHDLFKMDLENSEDRFSTLAEWFSGGVMDGQSAE